Within Haematobia irritans isolate KBUSLIRL chromosome 2, ASM5000362v1, whole genome shotgun sequence, the genomic segment TCTTTTCAACTCCAGGGCACAATGAAGACCATCAACAAAGAAGTTCTCACCACCATCACCATCGACATGTGCCAGACAATGGAGAGCTTGGAGACCTGCtgcatcacaaaaataagtattaTCGGTGTGTGATCCCAAATATTCCTTGGAGTATGCAGTGTCGGCATGATCAGCAGCatctgtgaatgtaaacatctcACCAAAAAAGGTTTTCATGACGGGGAAAACGCGACGAATAGCCATTTCTGTCATAGTGGTATTGGCTGGTACCTCATCGATGAACGCTATGCCAAAACGAATCAAGGCCGAAACATAATCTTTAACAATGGCCTCAGATGATATCAAGTCGGTAAGTTTGAAACGTAAATGTCTTTCATTTTGTAAAACAACGGGTAAATTCCAATGAGTTTTAAGGCTGGACTTGGCTTTGGccaattgtaatttttccaCTTGCGAAGAGAACACAAAATCAATATCATAATCCGAAACATGGCCATCAGTCCCTGAAAGGGAAATAAATTCgacttagaaaaaaaaaaacaatgacatAAAGTAAAAGCACGTCCAACTAACATTTCACTTGCAGTATTTGTCCATCCTTGAGATACGTTACTCCTCCCTTTTCAGGTTTAATATTCCTGGGTATTtccaataaattatatttccttTGCTTCGTTACAGTATTATAACACAAGAGGCAACGACAATGATCTCgtagccaaaaataattgacTTTTATTACTTCTTGGCTATCATAGTGTTTTACTTCAATCATtgtgtgtatttttttattattttttagagaAGTGAGATGTTTCAAATTGGACTCGCCAAATTATACTAGTGCAAAGTTGTTGCTTTAGGATTCCTTATAAGGGTATCAAAAAAACTCGGATTTTTGATAAGGCCCTCTTTTTTTCGtataatacatatgtatattaatgaattcatttaattaatatatttcTACAACTGATAAGAGTGTTGGGTGCGtctaaatttaaacaaacaaaaaatagtgaaaagaaGAATCATCTTTTATTGATTAGTGTGATTAATGCACTTTGCTTTTACTACTATCCATAGAGATTCATTGACCATAAAGTTTACAATGTAGGCTATAGCAAATAAACTCCCATAAACCGAGAAAGCAGAATTAAGTATACCCTCCTCGATAAgccatataattatatattaattaagttttgcaCGAAAAATTGCGAGTTTGTATTCGTCGAAAATGCCGATTTATCAATTGAggtcacaaattaaaaatatgggcaaaataaacaaATAGTCCTTTCCATCAAATCGACTtttgaattttctgaaaatcgaGTGCATTAAAGTCTGAGTCGGAATCATATTCTCTATTCCCCTTCCAGACAGCGGGAAGAAGCGGAAACTTCTGCTCTTTGTCCTCAGAAAAATTTGTGGCAATGGTAATGATATAATAACTTTATACAACtccaatataaaccaatccccaagattttacttctggagcCTTATGAAGAAACCGGTCGTGTTGAATTTGGCCTTATAATTACcatgcacaaaaattggttcatatcggatacataattataaataaatactaaACCGATCAAGAATTAAAGTGGTTTATATAGTACATATTTAatcttcttttttataccctccacgataggatgagggtatattaactttatcattccgtttgtaacacatcgaaatattgctctaagaccccataaagtatatatattctgggtcgtggtgaaattctgagtcaatctgagcatgtccgtccgtccgtctgttgaaatcacgctaacttgcgaacgaaacaatctatcgacttgaaacttggcacaagtagttgttattgatgtaggtcggatggtattgcaaatgggccatatcggtccacttttacgtatagccctcatataaacagacccccaaatttggcttgcggggactctaagagaagcaaaattcatctgattcagttgaaatttggtacgtggtgttaatatatggcttcaaacacccatgcaaaaattggtcgaaatcggtccataattatatatagcccccacataaaccgatccccagatttgacttccggagctccttggaagagcaaaattaatccgattcggttgaaatttgatacgtgatgttagtatatggtatccaacaaccatgcaggaattgattcatatcagtccataattatatatagtccccatataaaccgatccccagaattgacctccgatgccttttggagaagcaaaattcgtccgatctggttgaaatttggtacgtggtggtagtaaatGATATtttacagccatgccaaaagtggtccatatcagtccataatcatatatagcccccatataaaccgatcccgagatttggttttggagcatcttggaggagcaaatttcatccgagtcagttgaaatttggtacattgtgctagtatatggccgttaacaaccaagcctaactaggtccatatcggtctatagttatatatatagccctcagataaatcgatcgccaatcacacaaaaattggtccatatcaagttcataattgtatatagcccccatataagcgacccccatatttcaattctggctctctaccacgtatggaagttttaagatagaagtttctacgcaatccatggtggagggtacataagattcggcctggccgaacttacggtcttatatacttgtttttattaacaaaGACTTCATATGAACTAAGTTACAATTTAGTAGACATTTTTAAAAGGGCTtaagataccatgccatcggcatCTGTTACCatcacccaagtaattcgattgtagaggacagtctttagtggaactttgtgcgtaatccacactgaaaaaataaaatccacagttaaactaacgcattaatttatttgcttgtaggtaaattttattattttttcgaaatattccgcagccccatgaaattttctttttaagtatttctcaaatattttacgaCCTAAACGTGAGTTTaaagtacacataagttcaatatgaactaacgcaaaagaaaattttcgtacgattcccaaaaatcgtAAGAATGAACtgcagtatggttaaaatggttatggtttgattgattttgttctttactttaagttaatttttcatCTATGAGAGGGAGTAATTTCGTGAGTTATATTTAAAATGTATACCAGGGCATAACATTTTCCTACTTTTAACACTTTAGCGCTTTATGGAAATCTGAAAATCTGAAACGCTTTATGGAAATCTAAAAATGTGGTGtatatttagttcaaatttcgcacaaggtagTTTATTCTTGCTATAAGTGGAGTATATGtagttcaaatttcgcacaaggtagtttattcttgctataaaacagttttttgtttctatgcatgatggtgggtatataagattcagcctggccgaactttcgacgGTATTTAATTGTTTAACATTACATTATTTAGattgtttgtattttattatatcccatttttttttattatatccccatcgaaaaaatattttaacacatGTGGCAACATTCAAACTAGCAACTAACTTGCAATTAAGCCCTATACATCCGCACTGTGTATTCTAACATTTCAGAGAATAGCATGTCGTATACGTAATAATCAACATACATTTATCATACGAATAGAAGAGTATTACAATGCACATCATATCATAGTATTAGTTACTCTTAAATGGCATAGCCgcctactctctctctctctctcactacaCACAGGTGTAAAGAGTAGTTCTCTATTTCCGTCAATAACGGTATCCATGCAACAGTGGCACTagcaaaataatgtttgtttttgttctttgtgTTGTAGCACACAATAACAACATGCAGATACACAAAAATCGCGCTAGAATGTTTTTCGGTAAATTTAGCAACTACATTTGGATATATAACcgcaaaaaaaggaaagtgagCGTCAATCGGTCTTTCGTTCTCAGTCTATAGGAGGAAGTTCTAGTTGTCGTATGGTCTGTAGGTTGGTCAGTGGGCCAGTCGTTCTAACATACGGTTCGATGTCATATTGAATGTTTGACTTGGATCTTTGTTGTATTTATCTAAGTGCAAGTGTTCTTTCTATTTGCTGTCATTTATTCACTCGTGGTGGTGACAGCGTTTACGGCGACGGAGGCGTAtaacaaacaaaagaaaattcttcttaTAGTCCGTTATTTGCTCATAATATCTGATGTTATTGGGAGACAGTAGGGTTTTCTCTTGACGGAGAATCGCATGCGGTATTTACTAAACAATTAACAGTGCTcattaattttgccaaatatttctacAGTAGTTTTTGGGAAATTTACGGAAAAACAAATACCCCAAGTCCTTAGCTGGATTCAAAAATCGTCATACAAAAAACTCTATGGAAAACAAACGCTATCATAtataaattgaaacaaacaaaaaaatatgataatagaataattaaatattGTGTGTTTTCGATAAACAAATCGGCAACATTCGAGAAAATTTGCCATGGACTTGTCAACGAAATAAGCCTACATTCTGATGCAATGAAAATGTGTTGAGTCAATAATTCCGAGGAGAAGACAAAAGAAAACGTCTAGCTTCTAGCAAAGAAAACCAATTTGTATGTTGTctttgttagatttttgttttgaaggTATCGAATAATAGTATTACTAATTACCCAGTGTGTGTATAAAGTGAGTGAGTGAGAAGTGTTTGATTGATTGGTGGAACGTCATAATGAGACAACCAATGTCATTATCATCAATAGAAGGCCAACGAATTATATCAAATATAACGGAATATCCAAAAAATATTAGTATTATAATTGTTGCTGTTATTGCACAATCCGAATCAATATCGGTTTGACATTTATTGTCCTCTTCCTAATTAATTGCGGGCATCCTTTGCTGCTACATCCAAAATGGAGGTTCAACCGCATCATCATCAGGCTCATCACTACCACATCTCGTTCCGTCGATCCTTAAAACGTTCGATTAGCTTTAATACAGGTAAATTATCTCAATATCTAAAATTCATTATATAGTAAATGACATTGTATCGGGAGacattattttttatgtcattcatatttgcttcctTATTAATCAAACGAAACGTTGATATTGAAAGTGACTTAAGTACCAtattaacagcctgtttctgtacgtCGATCGAGCTGTACCGATCGACTTAAATGCATAGAtacagctgatttttggttataaattcagctgcttGTTTCTATTTcaatcgatcgatagagctcggtcGTCATACAGAAATAGGCTGTAAATATAATAATTGCAGAAGAGAAATTGGCGAGAGCCAAATAAATCATGTGGAagtgaagatgcaattagccagaaatctAAAAGAATAGGtttgtgaaattgtttttacattttacaaaataatattattttcttctaaacaaactttttgtttaccccaaaataaaaatcccaaacgttggtctaaaatttcgtttggaggGTGAAAGATTTTTTCGTTGCGTGTACGTAgtattatttttgcaatttttttgtactttGATTCTCTCAATTGTGTCTTAATAATCCTAACAAAGCCATGGaatttttccattgcaaaatggaatgttaaatttaaataagttaAACTTTAATTGATAACCTTAGCCATAAATGCTTAATATTTAGAAATCTCTTAAACCATACATTTGTGGATGTAGAAAAGTTTAAGATATGAATTACTCATTAAACAGGGTAGGTGAGACGGCGGTGACACAGTTTAGGCTAGACTTCGAAGATACCTGCAATTTGTTCTTTATAAGCAAACCAAAATATTcttgtttcatttattttattgcgTTAAGTTTTATTATCTATTGTTGCCCAGCTCAAACATaacaatatttttgtgaaatgttCCACAAATCGTTATCATGATGCTGGTAGCGTGACGAAGCGCTATGATTGTGGTCCACAAATAAAAACTGCAGAGTTTCGGAGTTTCAGAGGATCGAATTCAACTAAATAAACTGCATTGTATCaatcaaataataattaaagATTTTGCAATATCCCGTTAAAGGATACAACATaatagtaacaggttggctgataagtccccggtctgacacatagatggcgtcgctagtattaaatgcatattatttttatatagtaccaaccttcaaatgattcgtgtcaaaatgtgacgtctgtaagtcaattagtttgtgagatagagcgtcttttgtgaagcaacttttgttattgtgaaaaaatggataaaaaggaatttcgtgttttgataaaatactgttttctgaagggaaaaaatacggtggaagcaaaaacttggcttgataatgagtttccggactctgccccagggaaatcaacaataattgattggtatgcaaaattcatgcgtggtgaaatgagcacggaggacggtgaacgcagtggacgcccgaaagaggtggttaccgacgaaaacatcaaaaaagtccacaaaatgattttgaatggccgtaaaatgaagttgatcgagatagcagaggccttaaagatatcaaaggaacgtgttggtcatatcattcatcaatatttggatatgcggaagctctgtggaaaatgggtgccgggcgagctcacatttgaccaaaaacaacaacgtgttgatgattctgagcggtgtttgcagctgttaactcgtaatacacccgagtttttccgtcgatatgtgacaatggatgaaacatggttccatcactacactcctgagtccaatcgatagtcggctgagtgaactgcgaccggtgaaccgtctccgaagcgtggaaagactcaaaagtcctctggcaaagtaatggcctctgttttttttgggatgagcatggaataatttttatcgattatcttgagaatggaaaaaccatcaacactgactattatatggcgttattggagcgtttgaaggtcgaaatcgtggcaaaacggccccgtatgaagaagaaaaatgtgttgttccaccaagacaacgcaccgtgccacaagtcattgagaacgatggcaaaaattcatgaattgggcttcgaattgcttcaccatccactgtattctccagatctggcccccagcgactttttcttgttctcagacctcaaaaggatgctcgcagggaaaaacatttgtttgcaatgaagaggtgatcgccgaaactgaggcctacactgatagaaaaagtttcgttatattaacgaaatgtatcattaaaagtgagccaacgaaacaaattcgttaatacaatgaaatgtttcgttattatgacgaattttctgttactcaatgtaacgtttcgtactattaacgaatattttcattgtattaatgaaaatgtttcgttatatcaatgaaaaatgttcattggctcaattttaatgaaattttctttgtgtgtattttgaggcaaaaccgaaagagtactaccaaaatggtattaaaaattggaaggtcgttataaacgttttatcgctcttgaagggaactatgttgaataagaaaaacgaattttgacaaaaaaaaatgtgtttttctttgttagaccggggacttatcagccaacctgttatattaaataaaaagcaCACGATGTTacaccaaaacaaaaaagacaAAGAAGCGGAGTATTTCACTAAGAATGCATTTAAGAcgcaattcttttttaaatttgggctttgcgtacttgatggtctggaaaacaaatttgaatttattcgtttttttatattatgaGTTATTAATGTACGTTAAGAAGACATTAAgcacaatttaaatatttctaaatttatagCTTTATAGGCAAGTTACTAACATCCATTGAATTTAAGCGCGATTTCAATAATGAAgatttattccaaatttttactataagtctgttcaatagaatttttttatataaatatacacaTTTTAAAGCCGAATCTCTTAACTATACgtacacataaaaaatttttttctgattcaatcacgaaattaattgatccaattaattttttaattgaaatgtcttcaatctcagaggtgaattaaaaaattaattgaatcaattaaaaaataaattgatactattaatttttgtgattgatttttgtatcaattaaaaaatttgttggatcaattaaatttttaattgaatattttttaaaactcaattaaaatttttattggaaaatttttggtgaaatttttttctgtgtaagtaaGGGTCGTAGttaaccccagtttcgaccgaatacaaaaaattttcattctcttttcgcggtatattaataaagctattcacgtacaaacaaatgctaatttaaaaatccaaattgtaacggagacttcaaagcaaaaattgttttcttaattccaaaaaaaaactttaaacgaaAGATGCTAAGtcatcaaaataagtcttggcctatatttgaagtgtttttatcttaaatctaaggaTTCAATGTTTCAGTTTAATTTAAGGACACTTTCTTTGAAATATAAATGTGTTTctttctttaagaaaaatttagttagttcaaagatatttgaattttacggagagacgcaaatttccaaaatttgtgtcctaaatttaataaaaaatttttttttgaagctacggtaataaactttattttaattaaaatgtcattattttaaagaaatttttccttaatatgttgtaaattgcgcatgctAAATTGTAGGTTGCGCaatttttaatatcacgtaaatattttttcagtgtgacttttttatttaaaacatagtataattgagtttgaatttggaaatgtaAGTTATCATtaaaacgtttttaaaggactttgatagcacatgaattaaaaaaaaataataaatttactttttttttcctagaatcaagtacgcaaaactcaaattcaaaagagaattgtgtcttaaaagtatccttacttcaattctcctttAGAACGGTGAGGATGTGAAAAGTATTAAATAAAGactaacacaatttttttttgaattacctGGTTAATAGCATCTTCCTTCgtatctttagtaaattttttcaatattttttttgttttatgataAAAGTTCaaacttttcgaagaaattaaaaaatttgtacctgTCTTCCAAGCATTGCTTttgtttctttgcgtgtatttatGATATTTCAGATACTTAGGCAACATTCAAAATCAACGATTGCTCAtatctttttctttttaataatttttttctatattttatctgttatgttattatttgtattttcctattttaattgagttttattgccaatttttttttgttattgttatgaTACAATTACATTCATACAATTGGGCATTGTATACAAAACACCATCGTTAACGAAGAGACCACGAAGACAACCGACTACGACGCCAAAGAAAACACTCATGATCGTCACACGAAAACATGTCACAAAGCACATAGAGACGACACGATTAGTGACGTGATTTTGTTTTGCTTCAATGATTCCCTTTTGAGAATTTGTCAGGATGACCTTTAATTTGAACAATTTCACAGCAGATGATGGTaacaatgaaaaattatttacataaattcatattcataaatatatacataccaGCACTATGGTtttattcttttcttgtaaaagaaTAACAAAAAGCTGTGGAAAATGAATGTTTATTCACTTACATTTGTTATAGCGTCATTCATATGTTTGTTTTTCTGCTGCAACCACGGTGGGGTTATATTTGTTCGGACGGTTTCTTAATTCGAAGTTGGTCTATGTTAACCGAAAAGCTGATTGCAATACTTGATGATAAATGTTTttcacaaccatgttattttctccgacattatatatttgattttgacaacaatttttttgtttggcgaataaacaaaatttttgtgacaaaaatattccatgttccctgttcaaaaataacatattgcccTAGGAGGTGGTCATATTACTTATCTGCGTGTATATAAGCCGAAAGCTTTATCTAGCTATTGAAAATTCCTCGttccctacacagaaaaaaaatatttacgtgatattaaagattacgcaacctaaattttatgatgcgaaatttacaaaatattaaggacaatttctttaaaataatgaaattttaattaaaataatgtttataatctttgcttcaaaaattttttcattaaatttaggacaaattttgtaaatttgcgtccctccgttaaagtcgcttgtctttgaactaagactaaatttcttaaagtaaagaaacacatttttgatttaaagaaattgtccttaaattaactgaaatattgaaactttagatttaagttaaaacgcttcaaatatagactaagacttaggttaggttatgttaggtgccagcccgatgtatcaggctcacttaaactattcagtccattgtgataccacattggtgaatttctctcttatcactgagtgctgccccgttttcatgttaagctcaatgacaagggacctcctttttatagccgagtccgaacggcgttccacattgcagtgaaaccacttagagaagctttgtaaccctcagaaatgtcaccagcattactgaggtaggataatccaccgctgaaaaacttttggtggagcaccacggtggtgcaatggttagcatgcccgccttgcatacacaaggtcgtgggttcgattcctgcttcgaccgaacaccaaaagtttttcagcggtggattatcctacctcagtaatgctggtgacatttctgagggttaaaaagcttctctaagtggtttcactgcaatgtgggacgccgttcggactcggctataaaaaggaggtccattgtcattgagcttaacatagaatcgggcagcactcagtgataagagagaagttcaccaatgtggtaccacaatggactgaatagtcaaagtgagcctgatacatcgggctgccacctaacctaaccattgcaccaaggtggctccctaagacttattttgaggatttagcgtctttgctttaaagttttttttttttttttttttttttgaaattatgaaaacattttctacatatatccaattaaaaaaatgaagttaaaAACGTAATCAATAAAGAAATTAACtgataaaatttacatttaaatcaaattaaatgttttaatCAAACAAGAAACTATTTCcaattggacaaaaatgttccatgcacagaaaaaatattttttgtctttaatcacgaaactaattgaaccaattaatttttaattgaaatttcttccgttacataaatgatagtatcaatcaccaacgtcaattaaaaattaattgatcaaattaaatatttaattgatactagtaatttctgtgattgatttttggttcaattaaaaaaattgttgaatcaaattaaatttttaattgaaaattgtttagaatccaattaaaattttaattgaaaaaatattggtgatatttttttgtttgtattcacCGTTCACAAATAACATttagctcttaaaacatgtttggtgcgatcatattcattctctgcgtgtatatagactagaggtgtgcacgtgagtaatagtttactcacgcacactcacgactgaaaaattatactcacgcacacccacgcacgatatttttggtaggactcacgcacactcacgaaaagaatatttgtactcaggcacgaaaacgtcgtgactcacgaaaaatatcgtgactcacgaataattttatgattaatttaccctaCCGAAgtatctgaaaacatgagcattattaaaatcgagagtgttattaaactcgtaacataggtgtcactaaaattgtaatcgaatttaactcttaagcgttttatgttggtgatcaggaatattttcgtgagtttaattcgttactcacgcacactcacgaagatattattttcatgactcacgcacgaatcacgaaaattttcgtgagtcacgaccagggctgtggagtcgagccaattttgctcgactccgactccagcatttttcatcagctcgactccgactccgactccggagtcgactccgggtaatataactaaatctcattttaataccactaattttagttctattgtgggggtaccgtaagtggacgatataaagtatcgtgtttatttatgtgtgccaaaaaagatcttaatttcacattagatgctaattgaattctatatttcaaatttatggcaatgtttaaaaaataaaataatgatataaatacccatcataatatgagaatataccaacagtatatgtatttgtggaccaaaattattgatactatttcaaatcctttaaatttgttgcgagctatataaaggtttatatttccatatgcatgaatttgaatctgaaacaaaattgtatatacttctacaaaatctatgtacttaaaatttaaatctaccgttatgggacgtaacacaattttaacgaaaaataaaaatgcaaggaaagtctaaagtcgggcgggccgattataatatactctgcacaactttgtatttagatctacattttgataaaatctcaaatcagacttctacaaaactcgggcaatatttggaaaatatttataattgtttagacaatttcgcaaaaatgcatttatgattcattcattgaaaaatttgaaaatttgagtcatttctacaagctttcgacttagcagcaatttttccaaaattgtatgctcactgaatacaattttggaaaaatttttgtctagtaaataaaattttgcaaaattgtatatagaaataaaattttggaaaattttctacagtaacaaaattttgactaaattttctatagaaataaaattttggcaacattttctatagaaatcaaattttgaccaaatatatagaaatacaattttgaataaaatttttgtagaaatagaatttggcaaaattttttatagaaaaaaaagtttgaaaaaattatcaatagaaatacaatttaaaaaaattgtgtagcaaacaaaattttgcaaaattttctatagaaataaaattttgcaaaatattctatataaacaacattttgactaaattttctatagaagtaaaatgttgactaaattttatgtagaaaaaaatatttctatattaataaaattttgaatacatttttatagcagtgagtatctgtgagcatcagtaagaaaaaaattgagaaaatttgctatagaaataaaatttgacaattttttcgtatagaaataaaattttgaaaaaattatcaataaaaatacaattttagaaaaatttttgtgtagtaaataaaattctgcaaaatattctacagaaacaaaattttgactaaattttctatagaaataaaattttgacaaaatttcctatagaaataaaatgttgaccaaattttctgtagaaataaaattttgaccaaattttccaataaaaaaatctattactataaaattttggcaaaattttctatagaaatacaattttgacttaaatttttatagaaataaaattatcaacagaaatgaaatttaaaaaaaaattttgtgtaacaaattttgcaaaatattctatagaaactaaattttgactcaattttctatagaaataaaattttgactaaattttctatagaaataaaatttggactaa encodes:
- the Tmlh gene encoding trimethyllysine hydroxylase; amino-acid sequence: MIEVKHYDSQEVIKVNYFWLRDHCRCLLCYNTVTKQRKYNLLEIPRNIKPEKGGVTYLKDGQILQVKWTDGHVSDYDIDFVFSSQVEKLQLAKAKSSLKTHWNLPVVLQNERHLRFKLTDLISSEAIVKDYVSALIRFGIAFIDEVPANTTMTEMAIRRVFPVMKTFFGEMFTFTDAADHADTAYSKEYLGSHTDNTYFCDAAGLQALHCLAHVDGDGGENFFVDGLHCALELKRRNPKAFDILTKVQLPAEYIEEGQHHIHSAPMIRLDPVTQEIIQLRLNVYDRAVFNTISQSEMWDFYTSFCEFLEIVQSPESQWRFKLHPGTIVVFDNWRVYHGRYAYTGKRTMTGCYIQRTDFLSKARVLGIID